Proteins co-encoded in one Aspergillus flavus chromosome 2, complete sequence genomic window:
- a CDS encoding putative flavin-nucleotide-binding protein (unnamed protein product), translating into MGRTLTYPKRSSNTVNRYKHRATYDLQAIHTIINSSQVLHVSFSPGPSDPFPAILPMIGQMGSFDYPSASIDEPLDCYLHGYVSSRIMNLARDSDGDGLPICIASSRVDGLILSLTPNSHSYNYRSAILHGYAKLVTDEAEKLYAMELITNSVLCDRWEHSRVPPDRAEMSSTVILKVKVVDGSGKIRDGGVSDEKKDTTNDEVTSRVWTGVVPVWETFGDPVPSPANKVKEVPDYITRFVADKNDQNRRYAREAVHIALPAEEQH; encoded by the exons ATGGGGCGAACACTGACATATCCCAAGCGGTCTTCCAACACTGTCAACCGCTACAAACACCGAG CCACTTATGACTTGCAAGCAatccataccatcatcaattCGAGCCAGGTACTCCATGTGTCTTTTTCACCGGGGCCCTCCGATCCTTTCCCCGCAATTCTGCCTATGATCGGACAGATGGGTTCGTTCGACTACCCGTCGGCAAGCATTGACGAACCCTTGGACTGCTATCTTCATGGATACGTCAGCTCACGGATTATGAATTTGGCTCGGGACTCTGACGGTGATGGATTGCCCATTTGTATCGCTTCCAGCAGGGTGGATGGGTTGATCCTTTCCTTAACTCCAAATTCACACAGTTATAACTACCGGTCCGCCATATTGCACGGATACGCCAAATTGGTGACTGACGAAGCCGAAAAGCTCTATGCGATGGAATTAATTACCAACTCAGTACTCTGCGACCGCTGGGAGCATTCTCGGGTGCCACCAGACCGTGCAGAAATGTCATCAACTGTCATTCTCAAGGTCAAAGTCGTCGATGGTAGTGGCAAGATCCGAGACGGTGGTGTCTCggatgaaaagaaggatacaACGAACGATGAGGTCACCAGCCGTGTCTGGACTGGTGTTGTGCCCGTTTGGGAGACATTTGGAGATCCCGTTCCAAGCCCTGCGAACAAAGTAAAAGAAGTTCCTGACTACATCACTCGGTTTGTCGCAGATAAGAATGATCAAAATCGGCGATATGCACGGGAGGCAGTTCATATTGCACTTCCTGCTGAGGAACAGCATTAG
- a CDS encoding putative SIR2 family histone deacetylase: MAPSAIPAADLRTFSEYLKGRKRILALLGAGISASSGLPTFRGAGGLWRTYDATDLATPEAFEANPDLVWQFYNYRRHMALKAQPNRAHYALAELAKRNKNFITLSQNVDGLSQRAGHPLSQLHLLHGSLFTVKCTSFYCSYSRENDFTDPIVPALAIPKNVPEPKPSTDDKTGEEASTSIYNALGIPEGEEIDISDDRVPLAPLSSDVLPHCPECKDGLLRPGVVWFGESLPSQTLDMVDSWMRSGPIDLILVIGTSSRVYPAAGYVDKARARGARVAVVNMDRNDVGSSGLKPGDWFFQGDAGTIVPEILKEIIGEI; this comes from the exons ATGGCTCCGTCAGCCATTCCCGCAGCTGATCTTAGGACATTCTCGGAGTACCTAAAAGGACGTAAACGTATACTCGCACTTCTAGGAGCTGGCATCTCAGCCTCATCGGGGCTTCCTACCTTTCGAGGAGCGGGGGGTTTATGGCGAACCTACGATGCGACTGATCTGGCGACGCCCGAAGCATTCGAAGCCAACCCAGACCTTGTGTGGCAGTTTTATAACTATCGGAGACATATGGCGCTGAAAGCACAGCCGAATCGCGCGCATTATGCGTTAGCAGAGCTCgctaaaagaaataaaaatttcaTTACCTTGTCGCAAAACGTCGACG GTCTCTCACAACGAGCAGGGCATCCATTATCCCaacttcaccttctccacgGTTCCCTCTTCACCGTTAAATGCACATCTTTCTACTGCAGTTACTCCCGTGAGAACGATTTCACTGATCCAATAGTTCCTGCTCTCGCGATACCGAAGAACGTTCCAGAGCCCAAGCCATCGACGGACGATAAGACGGGCGAGGAAGCTTCTACGTCTATATACAATGCATTAGGGATACCGGAAGGTGAAGAAATTGATATTTCTGATGACCGAGTTCCGCTAGCTCCGCTGAGCTCTGATGTCCTTCCACATTGCCCAGAGTGCAAAGATGGACTCTTGCGACCAGGGGTGGTATGGTTCGGAGAGAGTTTGCCGTCACAAACCCTCGACATGGTGGATAGCTGGATGAGGTCTGGTCCGATCGATTTAATACTAGTGATTGGTACAAGCTCCAGGGTGTACCCTGCTGCAGGCTATGTCGATAAGGCTAGGGCGAGAGGCGCTAGGGTTGCGGTGGTCAATATGGATCGGAATGATGTAGGATCTTCGGGGTTAAAACCAGGTGATTGGTTCTTCCAAGGCGATGCAGGTACCATCGTTCCAGAAATCTTAAAGGAAATCATTGGGGAGATCTGA